Proteins from one Pontibacter korlensis genomic window:
- a CDS encoding sodium:solute symporter: MSSTLIIGLIVAYFCILIGISYITSRNTDSETFFLANRASPWYVVAFGMIGTSLSGVTFVSIPGMVAAAEFSYLQLVLGYLLGYFVIATVLMPMYYRMNLVSIYTYLEQRFGWWSYKTGAAFFLLSRTLGAAIRLFLVAGVLQLAVFDELGVPFSVSVIITIALIWVYTFRGGMKTIIWTDTFQTTAMLVAVGTSIWLISDELNLGFQGMIDTIQASDYSQVFYWDVKDSRYFLKQFFSGAFIAIVMTGLDQDMMQKNLSCKNIGEAQKNMFWFSIILVFVNILFLALGALLYIYANAKGIALPERGDDVFPFLALNHFTYFAGIVFILGIIAITYASADSALTALTTSFCVDFLDFKSRPEQERVRMRYIVHAGFSLVMVLVIIVFDILNNDSVVTAVFKVAGYTYGPLLGMYTFGLYTKRAVRDKFVPAVCIIAPLLTFILSYNSVDWFWGYEFGFEVLILNGFLTFVGLMAVSSGRIDELELVQEKQTA; the protein is encoded by the coding sequence ATGTCCTCAACCCTTATCATAGGCTTAATTGTAGCCTATTTTTGTATTCTTATTGGCATATCCTACATCACCAGCCGAAACACCGACTCTGAAACCTTCTTTCTTGCCAACCGCGCTTCGCCATGGTATGTAGTAGCTTTTGGTATGATTGGCACCTCTCTTTCGGGGGTAACCTTTGTGTCGATACCGGGTATGGTGGCCGCAGCGGAGTTTTCTTACCTGCAGCTGGTGCTAGGGTACTTGCTTGGCTACTTTGTGATTGCCACAGTACTCATGCCAATGTACTACCGCATGAACCTTGTATCGATTTATACTTACCTGGAGCAGCGCTTCGGGTGGTGGTCGTACAAAACGGGGGCAGCTTTTTTCCTGCTTTCACGCACACTGGGTGCTGCTATTCGCCTTTTCCTGGTGGCAGGCGTGCTGCAGTTAGCTGTTTTTGATGAACTAGGCGTACCCTTTTCTGTATCTGTTATCATCACCATTGCGCTGATCTGGGTTTATACCTTCCGTGGTGGTATGAAAACCATCATCTGGACAGATACTTTTCAGACAACAGCCATGCTAGTGGCAGTGGGTACTAGTATCTGGCTTATCTCTGACGAACTGAACCTGGGCTTCCAGGGGATGATAGATACCATACAGGCAAGTGATTATTCGCAGGTGTTCTACTGGGACGTGAAAGACAGCCGGTACTTTCTAAAGCAGTTCTTCTCCGGCGCCTTTATCGCCATTGTGATGACTGGTCTTGACCAGGACATGATGCAGAAGAACCTCAGCTGCAAAAACATTGGGGAAGCACAGAAAAACATGTTCTGGTTCAGCATCATACTTGTGTTTGTTAACATACTGTTCCTGGCGCTAGGTGCCCTGCTATACATCTATGCCAACGCCAAAGGCATTGCACTGCCAGAGCGCGGCGACGATGTGTTCCCATTCCTGGCTCTAAACCACTTCACATACTTTGCCGGCATCGTGTTTATACTTGGTATCATTGCCATCACCTACGCCTCTGCCGACTCAGCACTTACAGCTCTCACCACCTCCTTCTGCGTGGACTTCCTGGACTTTAAGAGCCGTCCGGAGCAGGAGCGTGTTCGTATGCGCTACATCGTGCATGCTGGCTTCTCGCTGGTAATGGTGCTGGTTATTATTGTGTTTGATATTCTCAACAACGATAGTGTGGTGACAGCGGTCTTTAAGGTCGCCGGTTATACCTATGGTCCACTGCTGGGTATGTATACCTTTGGTCTTTACACCAAACGTGCTGTTCGCGATAAGTTTGTGCCAGCTGTTTGTATCATTGCACCACTGCTTACCTTCATCCTGAGCTACAACTCAGTAGACTGGTTCTGGGGCTATGAGTTTGGCTTTGAAGTACTGATCCTAAACGGCTTCCTGACTTTTGTTGGCCTGATGGCTGTGTCCTCCGGCAGAATAGACGAACTGGAGCTGGTTCAGGAGAAACAGACAGCTTAA
- a CDS encoding ABC transporter ATP-binding protein, with the protein MAKRGFGFSGEEKDKEGRKKITKESFRRGLKIFSYVLPYKFKFIVGLAFLVLSSLTFMAFPYLVGELFNSSTGNPSGLLQDINVIAMGLFGIILLQGIFSFFRVYFFAQVSENAVADIRRDLYSKFVQLPISFYEKRRVGEVTSRITTDVAQVQDAMSITLAELFRQTTTLIVGVGIIMWTSIKLSLFMLATFPVLVALALVFGRKIKMLSKKTQDELANTNVIVEETLQAINTVKAFTNEMFEVARYRNTLGKAVKTALSAAYYRGAFITFIIVGLFGGIILVIWYGATLVANGDIDGGSLISFVLYTVFIGASVGGLGEIYGKVQSALGATERILEILQEQEEPTDKSDRALSEVPRVNGNISYRHVAFSYPTRPDIQVLSNINFSVNAGEKVALVGPSGSGKSTIIQLLMRYYDVSGGSILVDGRDIRDMSMTMLRANVGVVPQEVLLFGGTIRENIAYGRPGATEAEIIEAARKANAYDFIMSFPEGMDTLVGERGIKLSGGQRQRVAIARAILKDPAILILDEATSALDSESEHLVQQAMDELMKGRTTIVIAHRLATIRKVDKILVIENGEIVEQGSHEELSVNPEGMYANLLRLQFELS; encoded by the coding sequence ATGGCAAAACGCGGATTCGGGTTTAGCGGCGAAGAGAAAGACAAAGAAGGCAGGAAAAAGATAACGAAGGAAAGCTTTCGCCGTGGCCTCAAAATTTTTAGCTACGTACTTCCCTACAAGTTTAAATTTATCGTTGGTCTGGCGTTCCTGGTACTGTCCAGCCTAACGTTCATGGCCTTTCCGTACCTGGTAGGCGAGCTATTCAACTCTTCTACCGGTAATCCAAGCGGCTTACTTCAGGATATCAATGTGATTGCCATGGGGCTGTTTGGTATCATTCTGTTGCAGGGTATTTTCTCCTTTTTCAGGGTATACTTCTTTGCCCAGGTAAGTGAGAATGCCGTGGCTGACATACGCCGCGACCTCTACAGCAAATTTGTGCAGCTTCCCATCTCTTTCTACGAGAAGCGCCGTGTGGGCGAAGTAACCAGCCGCATTACGACCGATGTCGCACAAGTACAGGATGCGATGTCCATCACGCTGGCCGAGCTCTTCCGCCAGACTACGACACTTATTGTGGGTGTAGGCATTATCATGTGGACCTCCATCAAGCTTTCCCTGTTTATGCTGGCAACTTTTCCGGTGCTGGTGGCGCTGGCGTTGGTGTTTGGCCGCAAAATAAAGATGCTGTCTAAGAAAACACAGGATGAATTAGCCAATACCAATGTTATTGTAGAAGAAACGCTGCAGGCTATCAACACGGTAAAGGCCTTCACAAACGAAATGTTTGAGGTGGCGCGGTACCGTAATACGCTTGGCAAGGCCGTAAAAACAGCTCTTTCTGCTGCTTACTACCGTGGTGCTTTTATTACTTTCATTATTGTTGGCCTTTTCGGTGGAATTATTCTGGTGATTTGGTATGGTGCCACACTGGTAGCCAATGGCGATATCGATGGTGGCAGCCTGATTTCTTTTGTGCTCTACACAGTCTTTATAGGTGCCTCTGTAGGCGGTTTAGGGGAGATATACGGCAAGGTGCAGTCTGCTTTGGGAGCTACAGAACGTATACTGGAAATCCTGCAGGAGCAGGAAGAACCTACCGATAAGAGTGATAGGGCACTGAGCGAAGTTCCTCGTGTAAACGGTAATATCAGCTACCGCCATGTGGCTTTCTCCTACCCTACCCGTCCCGATATTCAGGTACTTAGCAATATTAACTTTAGCGTTAATGCCGGAGAGAAAGTAGCCTTAGTAGGCCCGAGTGGCTCTGGTAAGTCTACTATCATACAACTGCTGATGCGCTATTACGATGTTTCTGGAGGCAGTATACTGGTTGATGGCCGCGACATTCGTGACATGAGCATGACCATGCTCCGTGCCAACGTTGGTGTGGTACCGCAGGAGGTTCTGTTATTTGGTGGCACTATCCGCGAAAACATTGCCTATGGCCGACCAGGAGCAACAGAAGCCGAAATAATTGAAGCAGCCCGAAAAGCCAATGCCTACGACTTTATCATGAGCTTCCCGGAAGGTATGGATACATTGGTAGGTGAACGCGGTATCAAGCTTTCAGGTGGCCAGCGCCAGCGTGTAGCCATTGCCCGAGCCATACTTAAAGACCCTGCCATACTTATACTTGATGAAGCTACCAGCGCCCTCGACTCTGAATCCGAACACCTGGTACAGCAGGCAATGGATGAGCTGATGAAAGGCCGTACCACCATTGTAATTGCACACCGCTTAGCTACTATCCGCAAGGTGGACAAGATCCTGGTAATCGAGAATGGTGAGATTGTAGAGCAAGGATCCCATGAAGAGCTTTCTGTTAACCCGGAGGGCATGTATGCCAACCTGCTTCGTCTGCAGTTTGAATTAAGCTAA
- a CDS encoding DUF2911 domain-containing protein — protein MKKTLIGFALSAALMLGAGAVQAQGIKMPASSPSQKIEQAVGLGTVTVEYSRPSMKGREIFGDLVPYDKVWRTGANASTKIKFSDDVTIQGNKVPAGEYALYTIPGKDEWTVIIHKNTKHWGDGGKDYNPAEDQVRFTVKPQQNPREVESFTINFANLKPDAADLEILWDNAIVPFTITTDVDSKVMSQIQQQVINGTNVNPGMYAAAANYYLENNRDLKQAHEWMKKANATDPKFWNMHTQAKIEAQMKNYKAAIKTAEKSMELAKAANNPDYVRLNEKAIAEWKKLK, from the coding sequence ATGAAGAAAACACTGATCGGATTTGCATTATCAGCAGCACTAATGCTTGGAGCAGGTGCTGTACAGGCACAAGGCATCAAAATGCCAGCCTCAAGCCCCTCACAAAAAATTGAGCAGGCTGTCGGCTTGGGCACTGTGACGGTAGAATATTCACGCCCGTCTATGAAAGGCCGCGAGATTTTTGGAGATCTGGTGCCTTACGATAAAGTATGGCGCACAGGAGCTAACGCTTCCACCAAGATCAAATTCTCTGACGATGTAACCATCCAAGGAAACAAGGTACCTGCGGGCGAGTATGCCCTTTATACTATACCAGGCAAAGACGAGTGGACTGTTATCATCCACAAAAACACAAAGCACTGGGGTGATGGCGGCAAGGACTACAACCCGGCTGAAGATCAGGTTCGCTTTACTGTAAAGCCACAGCAAAACCCGCGCGAGGTAGAGTCTTTCACCATCAACTTTGCTAACCTGAAACCAGATGCTGCCGACCTGGAGATCCTGTGGGACAATGCTATTGTACCTTTCACCATCACTACAGATGTAGACAGCAAGGTAATGAGCCAGATACAGCAGCAGGTGATTAACGGCACTAACGTAAACCCAGGCATGTACGCAGCAGCAGCCAACTACTACCTGGAAAACAACCGTGACCTGAAGCAGGCGCACGAGTGGATGAAGAAAGCCAACGCAACCGATCCTAAATTCTGGAACATGCACACACAGGCCAAAATCGAAGCGCAAATGAAGAACTACAAAGCTGCTATCAAAACAGCTGAGAAGTCTATGGAACTGGCTAAGGCTGCTAACAACCCAGACTATGTACGCCTGAATGAAAAGGCTATTGCTGAGTGGAAAAAGTTGAAATAA
- a CDS encoding class I SAM-dependent methyltransferase, which translates to MNLLEEKKHSEEHLGPAREYWWNEDYLELLAERLYLRYTQTLVDIGCGKGMMGFRFSKYMPSGSKVYGVDYEPGYIAEAQQRAQSEFGHNTIGYEFRVGNATEVPLPDNIADVTLCQTLLIHVKNPQRVIEEMIRVTKPGGWVLALEPNNLVPNLMFDRYGETDYNVEAMLEVLEIKLRIEKGKKQLGEGFNSLGDVVPDLFLKAGLQDVKVWISDKALSIIPPYDTQEKMLRVEQMLQWIESEAMGYDYQDNLNYFMAGGGDKDKFDAYWQKLLYNKIMLKEKLQKEEYVSAGGSLVYIVAAQKPR; encoded by the coding sequence TTGAACCTGTTGGAAGAGAAGAAGCATTCTGAAGAACACTTGGGTCCGGCCCGAGAATACTGGTGGAACGAAGATTACCTGGAGCTCTTGGCCGAGCGTCTGTACCTGCGCTATACCCAAACACTGGTGGACATTGGCTGCGGCAAAGGCATGATGGGCTTTAGATTCTCAAAGTACATGCCATCAGGTAGCAAAGTGTATGGTGTAGATTATGAGCCTGGCTACATTGCCGAGGCACAGCAGCGGGCGCAGAGCGAGTTTGGGCACAATACCATCGGGTACGAATTCAGAGTAGGCAACGCCACTGAGGTACCTCTTCCCGATAACATTGCTGATGTAACACTCTGCCAAACCCTGCTGATCCACGTAAAAAACCCGCAGCGCGTGATAGAGGAAATGATCCGCGTAACAAAGCCCGGTGGCTGGGTACTGGCACTGGAGCCAAACAACCTGGTGCCTAACCTCATGTTCGACCGCTATGGGGAGACTGACTATAATGTGGAGGCCATGCTGGAAGTATTAGAAATCAAACTTCGTATCGAGAAGGGCAAGAAACAGCTGGGTGAGGGCTTCAATTCTCTTGGCGATGTAGTACCGGACCTCTTTCTAAAAGCTGGCCTGCAGGATGTGAAAGTATGGATTTCTGATAAGGCGCTTTCCATCATTCCTCCCTACGATACGCAGGAAAAGATGCTGCGCGTGGAGCAAATGCTACAGTGGATCGAGAGCGAGGCCATGGGCTATGATTACCAGGACAACCTGAACTACTTTATGGCGGGCGGTGGAGATAAAGATAAGTTTGATGCCTACTGGCAAAAGCTGCTCTACAACAAGATCATGCTCAAAGAAAAGCTACAGAAAGAAGAGTATGTATCGGCGGGGGGAAGCTTGGTCTATATTGTTGCAGCGCAGAAACCAAGGTAG
- a CDS encoding sodium:solute symporter, producing MRPLDWVVLIGTLGFIVTYGVWKTRGSKDIQGYLKGDNSMKWWSIGLSVMATQASAITFLSTPGQAYEDGMRFVQFYFGLPIAMVIISITVIPIFYRLNVFTAYEFLENRFDLKTRSLAAFLFLVQRGLAAGITIYAPAIILSTILGWSLTATNLIIGILVIIYTVSGGTKAVSVTQKQQMAVMMGGMIIAGIMVVNFLPENVGFGDAVAVAGKMGRMNVVDFNWDWEKSWDDRYNFWSGITGGLFLALSYFGTDQSQVARYLGGKSIGESRLGLLFNGLLKIPMQFLILFIGVMVFVFYQFNQPPVFFNEAAKSKVYATAHADELRGLEAQYSQVFEQKQEAVQELVVALKAEDEAAIAAAQAEVASYTSAGNEVREQVKSVIKKAVPKAETRDTDYVFISFVMKYLPTGLVGLLLAVIFSAAMSSTASELNALASTTVVDIYKRSVKQDGSPIHYLRASKLLTAGWGFIAILFATYASLLDNLIQAVNIIGSIFYGTILGIFLVAFYFKRIKGNAVFFAAILAEAVVLYCHYFTDIAFLWFNVIGCVAVILFGFILEGLIGKRKKELLA from the coding sequence ATGAGGCCACTCGACTGGGTTGTGCTAATAGGCACACTAGGGTTTATCGTGACCTACGGTGTCTGGAAGACGCGCGGCAGCAAAGACATACAAGGCTACCTAAAGGGCGACAACAGCATGAAGTGGTGGTCCATTGGCTTATCTGTGATGGCGACGCAGGCCAGTGCGATTACATTCCTGTCTACGCCAGGGCAGGCGTATGAAGACGGAATGCGCTTCGTGCAGTTTTACTTCGGGTTGCCTATTGCCATGGTGATCATCTCCATTACAGTTATCCCAATTTTTTACCGCCTTAATGTATTTACTGCCTATGAGTTCCTGGAGAACCGCTTCGACCTGAAGACCCGTTCACTGGCAGCTTTTCTTTTTCTGGTGCAGCGCGGATTGGCAGCGGGTATAACCATTTATGCACCCGCCATTATACTTTCCACTATACTTGGCTGGAGCCTTACAGCAACCAACCTTATCATCGGTATACTGGTGATCATTTATACTGTCTCAGGTGGCACCAAAGCCGTTAGTGTGACGCAGAAGCAGCAGATGGCGGTTATGATGGGTGGGATGATCATTGCAGGAATCATGGTGGTAAACTTCTTGCCAGAGAACGTGGGCTTTGGCGATGCCGTGGCCGTAGCCGGTAAAATGGGCAGGATGAATGTCGTGGATTTTAACTGGGATTGGGAAAAAAGCTGGGATGACCGCTACAACTTCTGGTCTGGCATCACAGGCGGGCTGTTTCTGGCGCTGTCATACTTTGGTACGGATCAGAGCCAGGTAGCGCGCTATTTAGGCGGAAAGTCGATAGGGGAGAGCCGCCTGGGGCTGTTATTTAATGGCCTTCTGAAGATACCAATGCAGTTCCTGATCCTGTTTATCGGGGTGATGGTGTTCGTGTTTTACCAGTTTAACCAGCCACCCGTATTCTTCAATGAGGCAGCCAAAAGCAAAGTATACGCTACTGCCCACGCCGATGAGTTGCGCGGGCTGGAGGCACAGTACAGCCAGGTGTTTGAGCAGAAGCAGGAGGCTGTACAGGAGCTGGTAGTGGCGCTTAAAGCTGAGGACGAAGCAGCCATTGCTGCCGCTCAGGCCGAGGTGGCAAGCTATACTTCTGCCGGAAACGAGGTGAGGGAGCAGGTAAAAAGTGTGATCAAGAAAGCTGTACCAAAGGCAGAGACCAGAGATACAGACTACGTTTTCATCTCCTTCGTGATGAAGTACCTACCGACAGGGTTAGTGGGATTGCTGCTGGCAGTGATTTTCTCTGCTGCTATGTCCTCAACGGCATCAGAGCTTAATGCACTGGCCTCAACGACTGTGGTAGATATTTACAAACGCTCCGTAAAGCAAGATGGCAGCCCGATACACTACCTCAGAGCCTCCAAGCTTTTGACAGCAGGCTGGGGCTTTATAGCCATACTTTTTGCCACCTATGCCTCCCTGCTCGATAACCTGATTCAGGCAGTCAACATCATAGGGTCTATCTTCTACGGCACAATCCTCGGTATTTTTCTCGTGGCTTTTTACTTTAAGCGGATCAAAGGCAATGCTGTATTCTTCGCAGCCATACTTGCTGAAGCTGTGGTGCTTTACTGCCACTACTTCACTGATATTGCTTTTCTGTGGTTCAATGTAATAGGCTGTGTTGCAGTGATTCTGTTTGGTTTTATACTGGAAGGCTTGATAGGAAAGAGAAAGAAAGAGCTGCTTGCGTAG